The following are from one region of the Plasmodium gaboni strain SY75 chromosome 12, whole genome shotgun sequence genome:
- a CDS encoding hypothetical protein (conserved Plasmodium protein, unknown function) gives MEHGNFDEKFGDSILLESLKEALQEMIEEFYVEKEKGIQIYKEACMNVKKEILDNSNQLSDVHMSGQLKSYYCRNDMWTFFFKNSLFKINKNKKMKSSSKDYKNYQPLNLRVYKNFYDKKEEFLKNCVDKNNVKFFKNFPKLYSNIVHKENNEIENDDVFFYYDGLIKILCIEESLI, from the exons atggaacATGGGAACTTTGATGAGAAGTTTGGTGATTCCATATTATTGGAGTCTTTAAAAGAGGCTCTTCAAGAAATGATTGAAGAGTTTTATGTGGAAAAGGAGAAAGgaatacaaatatataaggaGGCATGTATG aatgtgaaaaaagaaatattagACAATTCAAATCAACTGTCAGATGTTCATATGAGTGGACAACTTAAAAGTTATTACTGTCGGAATGATATGTGgacatttttttttaagaattctctgtttaaaattaataagaataaaaaaatgaaaagtTCTTCGAAggattataaaaattatcaaCCATTAAATTTACgagtatataaaaatttttatgaCAAAAAGGAAGAGTTTCTAAAAAATTGTGTTGacaaaaataatgttaaattttttaaaaacttCCCTAAGCTTTATTCGAATATAGTTCATAAGGAAAACAATGAGATTGAGAATGATgatgtttttttttattatgatggtttaatcaaaatattatgtatagAAGAATCACTCATATAA
- a CDS encoding putative DNA repair protein rhp16, whose amino-acid sequence MAKKFDQLFSKKERYLKEILESNCIYVKDLNHWVGTNYIARLKLKKELLKVTPKLLINKTRSKASRCRVCGFAIEKDKLRIGYPTKDPRGDYGYISCWVHIECSKKILYSCLYFKENENILKGYLHDYKNNNDYEENYNKYEIYIYNNLQWDLFFGGIENINEEELCKLKEISRPYELKKNDLKCSSSFEMLINEENEKINSLNYLNIEKKITNYKFSVPKELKYDLLEYQKEGISWMINQEKSNVKGGILADEMGMGKTIQAITLILCQKLNILNEKKVEPQNNVNVEYDHKKEEEETMIMMKEEHQKINPMLHCDIYKDDVTSFKETDIEYKKSVKGLDIKKSTTYNSNNRSYCNNSSSNDLKIKEESECCSVILIESDETQNEKINDKKNVIEVNDLVAQNVLNEKKIKNIKRESVHKNNNILSCNKKNDFVNKLQGQTLIIAPVAAVMQWKSEIEKFIDANILSVYVYHGNSKMISHEELIKYDIVITSYAVVEVNFRKIVNKHKQPCEYCGRLYLPNNLDIHKKYFCGPTAVRTEKLKKRKKKNKDTALVAMKKFDETFVPTPRNVLLEIMANSKKELEHNDDIKKDNEIFDKTINDNNSNNNQNGNYQNKGKNNISKKKKKINNQIKTKNTQKDGNIDVIVLSSDSSKEKSSSSSSSKNSIYSPLSRKTSSRIIDLSNLGFDKETMEDVIERLSEGKKKKKKNIKNHRDVKWNVVIKNMLENFLYNIDMNDKCKHVLIKIYLTTTIIENTELEKLNVGELKVLLITMGKHIFGTKIELINRILVSAKYIRKELYDNNTDQERKDKSCIDNMDGDTDIDVTNKKANHKICKERKIKKEDEKSSIEKKRKTVNIKREVTINKKRRNTTDGGCTLKGKGRKSENNTNDVIGDNNNNNNNSCCSNEESYTNNSSDESYRVDLCSKKKEPKNKKKIEKNGRSQRRSSRKSSCKSSLESEMKEESSNSFCRDDYDNSSNSFDSYDSIIVRKSKMSKEKKKRENMKIFDESALHQIYWNRIILDEAHRIKNRNTSTTQSILNLKCCGYRWCLTGTPLQNRISELYSLIRFIEFYPYAYYFCSKRDCRCLLLNYEMRDNKYCYFCNHSRINHFNYFNKRILKPIQSFGYKGEGLSGMCYLKNEVLDKILLRRTKGERKSDIKLKPLIIKIRKDRLTDEEKDFYESLYKQTSTQFNTYVNSNTVLHNYAHIFDLLSRLRQAADHPYLIIFGNTFLSDPSGKFIKKNTTIIPAISNDYVCGICLENVDKRNNISTRCNHNFHKSCLKQYIESFEMDSGFHEEEERSDSEFKNGNIIKYNTYNIDTNEGMNMVRHTNSCKYDIVMNDNMNDNMNENMNDNMKDNMNNNMNDNKDILKNKRKNLEKRSKSISVVKFKNKDGYINLLSNDENIKNYPLGCPVCFIPLTVDFNLLVDKEENEEDEIIICKEETTYINKSFINRINTQEYKSSTKIEAVYEEVKNVIDNTDDKCLIFSQYCSMLDLIEYHLKKNNIVCSKLLGYMSMISRNNILYNFNQDKQLRVLLISLKAGGEGLNLQVANRIFIVDPWWNPAAELQAIQRAHRIGQNKTVYAIRFIIENTVEEKIIQLQNKKQLVFDSTIGDSGNAMQKLSKEDLAFLFHS is encoded by the exons aTGGCAAAAAAATTTGATCAATTATTTTCAAAGAAGGAAAgatatttaaaagaaatattagaaagtaattgtatatatgtaaaagATTTAAATCATTGGGTTGGTACTAATTATATAGCTCGActgaaattaaaaaaagagCTATTAAAAGTAACCCCCAAATTGTTAATAAACAAAACACGTTCAA aAGCTAGCCGATGTAGGGTGTGCGGTTTCGCTATTGAAAAAGACAAGCTACGAATTGGATATCCTACAAAAGATCCGAGAGGTGATTACGGTTATATAAGTTGTTGGGTTCATATTGAATGtagtaaaaaaatattgtattcatgtttatattttaaagagaatgagaatatattaaaggGATATTTACATgattataagaataataatgattatgaagaaaattataataaatatgaaatatatatttataataatttacaatgggatcttttttttgggggtatagaaaatataaatgaagaGGAGCTATGTAAATTAAAAGAGATTTCAAGACcatatgaattaaaaaaaaatgatttaaaaTGTAGTAGTAGTTTTGAAATGttaataaatgaagaaaatgaaaaaataaattcattaaattatttaaatatagaaaagaaaataacaaattataaatttagTGTACCTaaagaattaaaatatgattTATTAGAATATCAGAAAGAAGGAATTTCTTGGATGATAAATCAAGAAAAGTCTAATGTCAAAGGAGGAATATTAGCTGATGAAATGGGCATGGGTAAAACCATACAAGCCATTACATTGATATTATGTCAAAAattgaatattttaaatgaaaaaaaagtagAGCCACAAAATAATGTTAACGTGGAATATGATCATAAAAAGGAGGAGGAAGAAACCatgataatgatgaagGAAGAACATCAGAAGATCAATCCTATGTTACATTGTGATATTTATAAAGATGATGTGACATCCTTTAAAGAAACAGatatagaatataaaaaatctGTTAAAGGAttagatataaaaaaatcaaCTACTTATAATAGTAACAATAGATCATACTGTAATAATTCCAGTTCCAATgatttgaaaataaaagaagaatCAGAGTGTTGTAGTGTTATATTAATAGAAAGTGATGAAAcacaaaatgaaaaaattaatgataaaaaaaatgttatagAAGTAAATGATTTAGTAGCTCAAAATGTATtaaatgagaaaaaaataaagaatataaaaagagagtctgttcataaaaataataatatattaagttgtaataaaaaaaatgattttgTTAATAAGCTTCAAGGGCAAACATTAATAATTGCACCTGTAGCTGCTGTTATGCAATGGAAATCTGAAATAGAAAAATTTATTGATGCGAATATTTTAAGTGTTTATGTTTATCATGGTAATTCAAAAATGATAAGTCATGaagaattaataaaatatgatattGTTATAACATCATATGCAGTTGTCGAAGTTAATTTTAGAAAGATTGTtaataaacataaacaACCATGTGAATATTGTGGTAGGTTATATCTACCAAATAATTTAgatatacataaaaaatatttttgtgGTCCTACAGCTGTGAGAACAGAAAAATTgaaaaagagaaaaaaaaaaaataaggaCACGGCACTTGTTGCTATGAAAAAGTTTGATGAGACATTTGTTCCAACACCTAGGAATGTGCTATTAGAAATTATGGCTAATAGTAAAAAAGAATTAGAAcataatgatgatattaaaaaagataatgaaatatttgACAAAActataaatgataataatagtaataataatcaaaatgggaattatcaaaataaaggaaaaaataatatatctaaaaaaaaaaaaaaaataaataatcaaataaaaacaaaaaatacACAAAAAGATGGTAATATAGATGTTATAGTATTATCATCAGATAGTAGTAAAGAAAAAAgttcttcttcttcttcttcaaAAAATTCTATATATTCTCCATTGTCAAGAAAAACATCGAGTAGAATAATAGACTTAAGTAATTTAGGATTTGATAAAGAAACAATGGAAGATGTTATTGAGCGTTTAAGtgaaggaaaaaaaaaaaaaaagaaaaatataaaaaatcaTCGAGATGTTAAATGGAATGTagttattaaaaatatgttagagaattttttgtataatatagatatgAATGACAAATGTAAACATGTCTTgattaaaatatatttaacGACTACAATAATAGAAAACACAGaattagaaaaattaaatgtGGGTGAACTAAAGGTTCTTCTAATAACAATGGGTAAGCATATATTTGGAACCAAAATTGAGTTAATAAATAGAATATTAGTATCAGCAAAATATATACGCAAAGAATTATATGACAATAATACAGACCAAGAGAGAAAAGACAAATCGTGTATTGATAATATGGATGGAGATACTGATATTGATGTGACTAATAAAAAGGCAAATCATAAAATTTGTAAAGAAAggaaaattaaaaaagagGATGAAAAAAGTAGCATTGAGAAAAAGCGAAAAACGgtgaatataaaaaggGAAGTGACAATAAATAAGAAGAGGCGAAATACGACAGATGGAGGGTGTACATTGAAAGGTAAAGGAAGAAAGAGtgaaaataatacaaatgatGTTATtggtgataataataataataataataattcttgTTGTAGCAATGAAGAGAgttatacaaataatagTAGCGATGAATCTTATCGAGTTGATTTATGCTCTAAGAAAAAAGAACccaaaaataaaaaaaagatagAAAAGAATGGGAGAAGCCAAAGGAGGAGTTCACGTAAGAGTTCATGTAAGAGTTCTTTAGAAAGTGAAATGAAGGAAGAATCTAGTAATTCATTTTGTAGAGATGATTATGACAATTCGTCAAATTCTTTTGATTCATATGATTCCATCATTGTTAGAAAGTCCAAGATGAGtaaagaaaagaaaaaaagagagaatatgaaaatttttGATGAAAGTGCGTTACATCAGATATATTGGAATAGGATTATTTTAGATGAAGCACATCGAATTAAAAATAGGAATACATCTACTACACAATCAATTTTGAATTTAAAATGTTGTGGTTATAGATGGTGTTTAACTGGAACACCTTTACAGAATAGAATTTCTGAATTGTATAGTTTAATACGATTTATAGAATTTTATCCATATgcttattatttttgttcaAAAAGAGATTGTAgatgtttattattaaattatgaGATGAGAGATAACAAATATTGTTATTTCTGTAATCATTCAAGGATAAatcattttaattattttaataaaaggATATTAAAACCTATACAGTCGTTTGGATATAAAGGAGAGGGTTTAAGTGGTATGTGTTATTTAAAGAATGAAGTATtagataaaatattattacgTAGAACTAAAGGTGAAAGGAAGAGTGATATTAAACTGAAACCtttaattataaagatAAGAAAAGATAGATTAACagatgaagaaaaagatttttatgaatctttatataaacaaacCTCAACACAATTTAATACATATGTTAATTCAAATACGGTTTTACATAATTATGCTCATATTTTCGATTTATTAAGTAGATTAAGACAAGCAGCTGATCACCcatatttaattatatttggtaatacatttttaagTGACCCATCTGgtaaatttataaaaaaaaatacaacAATAATTCCAGCAATTTCAAATGATTATGTGTGTGGTATATGTTTAGAAAATGTTGACAAACgaaataatataagtaCTAGATGTAATCataattttcataaaagttgtttaaaacaatatatagAAAGTTTCGAGATGGATTCTGGTTTTCATGAAGAAGAGGAAAGGAGTGATTCtgaatttaaaaatggtaatattataaagtataacacatataatattgatacAAATGAGGGTATGAATATGGTTAGACATACAAATAGTTGTAAGTACGATATAGTAATGAATGACAATATGAATGACAATATGaatgaaaatatgaatgaCAATATGAAAGACAATATGAAcaataatatgaatgacaataaagatatattgaagaataaaagaaaaaactTGGAAAAGAGATCTAAATCCATATCTGTTgtaaaatttaaaaataaagatggttatataaatttattaagTAATGATgagaatataaaaaactATCCATTAGGATGTCCTGTATGTTTTATTCCTTTAACAGTTGATTTTAATCTTTTAGTAgataaagaagaaaatgaagaagatgaaattattatttgtaaaGAAGAAACTacttatataaataaaagttTTATTAATAGAATCAATACTCaagaatataaatcaaGTACTAAAATTGAAGCAGTATATGAAGAAgtaaaaaatgtaatagATAATACTGATGATAAatgtttaattttttcacAATATTGTTCTATGTTAGATTTAATAGaatatcatttaaaaaaaaataatattgtttGTTCAAAATTATTAGGATATATGTCTATGATATcaagaaataatatattatataattttaatcAAGATAAACAATTAAGAGTATTATTAATAAGTTTAAAAGCAGGAGGTGAAGGTTTAAATCTGCAAGTAGCAAATCGAATTTTTATTGTAGATCCATGGTGGAATCCAGCAGCTGAACTACAAGCCATTCAAAGAGCTCATCGAATTGGTCAAAACAAAACAGTATATGCTATACGTTTTATTATAGAAAATACTgtagaagaaaaaattattcaactgcaaaataaaaaacagTTAGTCTTTGACAGCACTATTGGTGATTCTGGAAATGCTATGCAAAAATTATCAAAGGAGGATTTGGCTTTTCTATTCCACTCATAA
- a CDS encoding hypothetical protein (conserved Plasmodium protein, unknown function): protein MKEDWKSTIQKRIVERNINQSKKYENIMISYNSLVEEKNNLLAIIASLTSENMYLLNNRKLNHSFESTMMTETNISRNEEIFLSNETKKGHNNNNQNDYNNDNSLNYSRTNIMTMKSPDSLSENTITKKEFLEVIKEKGKNEELILLLKNSVNEKEKLLNILNKENNTLNNVICKREEELYEKKKDILKLEELLNKKQTQIKLYENNNKSLKTKVQLHDRKNQKYLKQYNILRFTYFKLLKQVGEMKIYNNNINQNYFSLRKEMVQKKEENQKLLNYLLNCKNSYKKELKKLYKEITKNQTKQKHKYILFKNNQFYVNLYLKKF from the coding sequence ATGAAAGAAGATTGGAAAAGTACCATACAAAAACGAATTGTTGAAAGGAATATTAATCAAAGTAagaaatatgaaaatataatgatatcTTATAATTCCCTTgttgaagaaaaaaacaatCTGCTAGCAATTATTGCTTCTTTAACATCTgaaaatatgtatttattaaataacCGAAAGTTAAACCACTCTTTTGAAAGTACTATGATGACAGAAACGAATATATCAAGAAATGaagaaatttttttaagtaACGAAACAAAAAAGGgacataataataataatcagaatgattataataatgataattctttaaattATTCTAGGACTAATATAATGACAATGAAAAGTCCAGATAGTCTTTCTGAGAATACTATAACAAAGAAAGAATTTCTAGAAGTTATTAAAGAGAAAGGGAAAAATGAAGAATTGATTTTGCTTCTTAAAAATAGTGttaatgaaaaagaaaaacttcttaatattttaaacaaagaaaataatactTTAAATAATGTCATATGTAAAAGAGAAGAAGAATTGtatgaaaagaaaaaagatattttaaaattagAAGAATTActtaataaaaaacaaacccaaataaaattatatgaaaataataataaatctCTAAAAACTAAAGTACAATTACATGATAGGaaaaatcaaaaatatttgaaacaatataatattctcAGATTTACATATTTCAAACTTTTAAAACAGGTTGGAGAAATGAAAAtctataataataatatcaatcaaaattatttctccttaagaaaagaaatggtacaaaaaaaagaagaaaatcAAAAATTACTCAATTATTTGTTAAACTGTAAAaattcttataaaaaagaattaaaaaaattatataaagaaattacaaaaaatCAGACAAAACAGAAacacaaatatatactttttaaaaataatcaattttatgttaatctgtatttaaaaaaattttaa
- a CDS encoding hypothetical protein (conserved Plasmodium protein, unknown function), producing the protein MTSIRLFFNILWMSTLFVSANVDKEVPTVKWGQNSSQLTLIVSIPKIEKEEIQFKENIIHVSAINKDGKHYELILNLLRPIIPENCSYSILQKGLKLKVHKQIKEPCWKRLTKEKEKQHFLIKDKILGDGNDCEEAKEIWFSYYMFHKRKMNSAQSKNESNKKKDLVENIIENLKNEHPNFSLHEY; encoded by the exons ATGACAAGTATACGGTtgttttttaatatattatggATGTCTACTTTATTTGTTTCAGCAAATGTAGA tAAAGAAGTGCCAACAGTTAAATGGGGACAAAATTCAAGCCAACTTACATTAATTGTCTCTATTCCaaaaatagaaaaagaagaaattCAATTTAAAGAAAA TATTATACATGTATCAGCTATAAATAAAGACGGAAAACATTATGAACTCATTTTGAATTTATTGAGACCAATAATTCCAGAG AATTGTTCTTATTCCATTCTGCAAAAAGGGTTAAAATTAAAGGTTCACAAACAGATCAAA GAACCATGCTGGAAACGCTTGACAAAGGAGAAAGAAAAACaacattttttaatcaAGGATAAAATTCTTGGAGATGGAAATGA TTGTGAAGAAGCAAAAGAAATTTGGTTTAGctattatat gtttcacaaaagaaaaatgaattCTGCACAATCTAAAAACGAATccaataaaaaaaaggacTTAGTTGAG AATATAATTGAAAATTTGAAGAATGAACATCCAAACTTCTCATTACACGAATATTAG
- a CDS encoding coronin, producing GIACSAGYIAVPWQVEGGGMIGVVRLENQVRNPPVIKLKSHTSPILDLSFNPCYSEILASCSEDMSIRIWEIRHEDENVNEVKDPLCILNGHKKKVNIISWNPMNYFILSSTSFDSSVNIWDIENEKKAFEINMPKKLSSLQWDITGNLLSGTCQNKQIHIIDPRKQEICNSFLIHDGGKSTKCIWIDGFGGEDKCILTTGFSKNNMRELKLWSLKNTTSPLTTITLDNAAAPLLPHYDESVGMIYLIGKGDGNCRYYQYSHGSMRKVDEYKSCLPFRSFGFLPKRMCDVYKCEIGRVYKNENNTNIRPISFYVPRKNSSIFQEDLYPPIIMRDPEYNTNKWTDGINLDIKRVSIKDLTEDDLLITRKFKQVPKSSKSIIIQDNNNPKKDSIMRQFTKKFTFRKKKGTVEIQGEIIGETKSSIEADFEVLESKENKNANKLNEDPKFLFASEDVEVCHLKDNVDDDDYLIINGANQPYEETVIKTNENEHYKENNDTSIQSIRSNSKSIDNNDDNNNNNNKDNDDTCQSQENQQHLKQISSIHEENNFKNFFKNVLDNILDMKMCKSTATVL from the exons GGTATAGCTTGTAGTGCTGGATATATTGCT GTACCATGGCAAGTGGAAGGGGGAGGAATGATCGGTGTTGTCAGATTAGAAAATCAAGTGAGAAACCCCCCagtaataaaattaaagaGTCATACATCTCCTATCCTTGATTTGTCATTTAATCCTTGTTATAGCGAGATATTAGCATCATGTTCTGAGGATATGTCTATAAGAATATGGGAGATACGTCATGAAGATGAGAATGTGAATGAAGTAAAAGATCctttatgtatattaaatggacataagaaaaaagtaaatataatatcatgGAATCCtatgaattattttatattatcatctaCTTCTTTTGATTCTTCTGTTAATATATGGGATATTGAAAATGAGAAGAAAGCAtttgaaataaatatgcCAAAGAAATTAAGTTCATTGCAATGGGATATAACAGGTAATTTATTAAGTGGTACATGTCAAAATAAGCAGATACATATAATAGATCCTAGAAAACAAGAAATTTGTAATAGTTTTTTAATTCATGATGGTGGTAAGAGTACAAAATGTATATGGATTGATGGGTTCGGTGGTGAAGATAAATGTATTTTAACTACAGGTTTTTCAAAGAATAATATGAGAGAATTAAAATTATGGAGTTTAAAGAATACAACATCACCATTAACAACTATTACTCTAGATAATGCTGCTGCACCTTTATTACCACATTATGATGAAAGTGTAGGtatgatttatttaataGGTAAAGGAGATGGTAATTGTCgttattatcaatattcACATGGTTCCATGCGTAAGGttgatgaatataaatcatGTTTACCTTTTAGATCATTTGGTTTCTTGCCTAAACGTATGTGTGACGTTTATAAATGTGAAATTGGTAgagtatataaaaatgaaaacaaCACAAATATTAGACCAATCTCTTTTTATGTACCTAGAAAGAATTCATCCATATTTCAAGAAGATTTATATCCTCCTATTATTATGAGAGATCCtgaatataatacaaaCAAATGGACTGATGGTATAAACTTAGATATAAAAAGAGTATCTATAAAAGATTTAACAGAAGACGATTTATTAATTACAAGAAAATTTAAACAAGTTCCTAAGTCATCCAaaagtattattattcaagATAACAATAATCCTAAAAAAGATTCTATCATGAGACAATTCACCAAAAAATTTACAttcagaaaaaaaaaaggaacaGTAGAGATACAAGGAGAGATAATAGGAGAAACAAAATCTTCAATTGAAGCAGACTTTGAAGTATTAGAAAgtaaagaaaataaaaatgcaaataaattaaatgaagatccgaaatttttatttgcATCTGAGGATGTTGAAGTATGTCACTTAAAAGACAATGTTGACGATGATGACTATCTTATAATAAATGGAGCAAATCAGCCATATGAAGAAACTGTTATCAaaacaaatgaaaatgaacattataaagaaaataatgacACTAGTATACAAAGTATAAGAAGTAATAGTAAAAGTATAGACAAcaatgatgataataataataataataataaagataatgATGATACATGCCAATCTCAAGAAAATCAACAACATCTAAAACAAATATCTTCAATAcatgaagaaaataattttaaaaatttcttcaaaaatgtattagataatatattagaCATGAAAATGTGTAAAAGTACAGCAACGGTATTATGA